Proteins found in one Quercus robur chromosome 2, dhQueRobu3.1, whole genome shotgun sequence genomic segment:
- the LOC126704942 gene encoding uncharacterized protein LOC126704942: protein MLHEYTEANQTPTLQSLPPQCSQPRWEPPPPPLIKINFDGALFKDTEEAGLGVAVRDSHGNILASLAEKIRMPSSSDEVEALAAVRAITLAMDLNLPSFIVEGDSEVVISALRKKEDSFSSFGHLISSVKQILVNCNCISFSHTRRSGNSVAHSLAKFAKTIDGVLVWMEDVPPPILDVLLVDFG, encoded by the coding sequence ATGCTCCATGAGTATACAGAGGCAAACCAAACTCCAACGCTGCAGTCTCTCCCTCCTCAATGTTCTCAGCCTAGATGGGAGCCTCCGCCTCCACCGCTCATCAAAATTAACTTTGACGGTGCGCTATTCAAAGATACAGAGGAAGCAGGACTGGGAGTTGCCGTACGTGATTCTCATGGAAATATTCTCGCATCCCTAGCAGAAAAGATTAGGATGCCATCATCGTCCGACGAAGTTGAAGCTCTTGCAGCGGTTCGAGCTATCACCCTTGCTATGGACCTCAATCTACCATCTTTTATTGTCGAGGGAGACTCCGAGGTGGTTATTTCAGccttaaggaaaaaagaagactctttttcttcttttggccaTTTGATTTCTTCCGTCAAGCAAATTTTAGTTAACTGTAACtgcatttctttttctcatacCCGTAGATCGGGGAACTCAGTTGCTCATTCTTTAGCCAAATTCGCAAAAACTATTGATGGTGTActagtgtggatggaggatgttccaccaccTATTTTGGATGTTCTTTTAGTCGACTTTggctga
- the LOC126715621 gene encoding ubiquitin carboxyl-terminal hydrolase 23, with the protein MSETLLASLGSDIQQSDPSPASTSSGSSSSLFQRKIEFHPARKPFKGFSNGGAAADFRLETLNPGGGGSDQRRSGSGQLGSQGKRGDGSEVLENGLDPELSFGITVRKIGAGLQNLGNTCFLNSVLQCLTYTEPLAAYLQSSKHQNSCHIAGFCVLCAIQKHVSCALQSTGRILAPNDFVRNLQCISRNFRKARQEDAHEYMVNLLESMHKCCLPSGVPSESPGAYEKSLVHKIFGGRLRSQVKCLQCSYCSNKFDPFLDLSLEIVQADSLHKALANFTAAEQLDGGERQYQCQQCKQKVRALKQLTVHKAPYVLAIHLKRFHSHDPGQKIKKKVHFGPTIDLKPFVSGSYEGDLKYTLYGVLVHDGWNTHYGHYTCFVRTSNGFWYYLNDNQVSPASERRVLEQQAYMLFYVRDRRNIVPRKPPTDVAQKENLKANANGNRTSSAFNHVLKEAVQNAPVEKRLSSATPAAVTRKDALNVVPSTVPIMKEVSLQKDNCLIKTECMVLKKDSVSENFPKVPLSNNPPEGLPVSKPKSIEALSQPAPSCNGDVPNFENTPKGKINDYNEKGKSKKDSSVSVATSPNFNDVQSSSTAKSVTDETSQKINLVSHIVPSEDLNDKTLKEMDPVGHTPNGSAVGTSLVEAAGGRVQKVELDESVKLSSLSIETNGLHTEAHNCKLHKKLKKKHLKCKVASMQLHSHFLFRASLSLQKKKKHKRNKRRTLNTKNLSREHLLDRDCISADLGPSTSESVGTSSLHLSHPLRKGTKTTSEKRANDVAAKGYIYSNGDCSMDVKIDGEFRQRIDESGTVLATDKQLDKNSGSSSTLVANQREAVRSDDLKDSKREVMQNGLMSMLTRGLEETVVSYWDGIELPPCPIATSNDVESTSIGYVLDEWDEEYDKGKRKKVRQSQHSFGGINPFQAIATKKTQFKKAKVDRSSAGNQPFRI; encoded by the exons ATGTCCGAGACTTTACTAGCTAGCTTGGGATCCGATATCCAACAATCGGATCCTTCGCCCGCTTCGACGTCATCCGGATCCTCCTCCTCTCTATTCCAGCGGAAAATCGAGTTCCACCCGGCGAGGAAGCCATTCAAGGGCTTTAGTAATGGTGGCGCCGCCGCCGATTTCCGGCTCGAGACCCTGAACCCGGGTGGTGGTGGTTCTGATCAAAGGCGATCCGGGTCGGGTCAATTGGGTTCTCAGGGGAAGAGAGGAGATGGGTCGGAGGTTTTGGAAAATGGGTTGGATCCTGAGCTCAGCTTCGGGATCACTGTGCGGAAAATT GGTGCTGGTCTGCAAAATCTTGGAAATACCTGTTTCCTCAATTCAGTATTGCAGTGTCTAACATACACAGAGCCTTTAGCAGCATACCTGCAAAGTAGCAAGCATCAAAATTCTT GCCATATTgctgggttttgtgttttgtgtgcCATCCAAAAACATGTCAGCTGTGCTCTTCAGTCAACCGGAAGAATATTAGCACCTAACGATTTTGTCAGGAACTTGCAGT GCATATCACGGAATTTTCGAAAAGCTAGACAGGAAGATGCTCATGAGTACATGGTTAACTTGCTGGAATCAATGCATAAATGCTGTTTACCTTCTGGAGTGCCTAGTGAATCCCCTGGTGCTTATGAGAAGAGTTTGGTACACAAGATCTTCGGAGGTCGCCTCAGGAGTCAG GTTAAATGCTTGCAATGTTCATATTGCTCCAATAAATTTGATCCATTCTTGGATTTGAGTCTTGAAATAGTCCAGGCAGATTCCTTGCATAAAGCACTTGCGAACTTCACTGCTGCAGAGCAGTTAGATGGAGGAGAGAGGCAATACCAGTGCCAACAATGCAAGCAGAAAGTTAGGGCTCTCAAACAGCTTACTGTGCACAAGGCTCCATATGTTCTAGCCATTCATTTAAAGCGTTTTCATTCACATGATCCTGGGCAGAAGATTAAAAAGAAAGTTCATTTTGGTCCTACAATAGATTTGAAACCCTTTGTCAGTGGTTCCTAC GAGGGAGATCTGAAATATACTCTTTATGGGGTTTTGGTTCATGATGGTTGGAACACCCATTATGGTCATTATACTTGCTTTGTTCGCACTTCAAATGGCTTCTGGTACTATCTCAATGACAATCAG GTTTCCCCAGCCAGTGAGAGGAGAGTTTTAGAACAGCAAGCTTACATGTTGTTTTATGTTCGTGATAGAAGAAATATTGTTCCCAGGAAACCCCCCACTGATGTTGCTCAGAAGGAGAATTTGAAAGCAAATGCTAATGGAAACAGGACATCTTCCGCTTTCAACCACGTGTTAAAGGAGGCAGTTCAAAATGCTCCAGTTGAGAAACGGTTAAGTAGTGCAACCCCTGCTGCTGTTACTCGAAAAGATGCATTGAATGTTGTTCCTTCAACAGTACCCATTATGAAGGAAGTATCACTTCAGAAAGATAATTGCTTGATAAAGACAGAATGCATGGTGCTGAAAAAGGATTCTGTATCAGAAAATTTCCCAAAGGTGCCATTATCAAACAACCCACCAGAAGGGCTTCCTGTTAGTAAGCCAAAATCAATAGAAGCCCTATCGCAGCCAGCTCCATCTTGTAATGGTGATGTTCCCAATTTTGAAAATACACCTAAGGGCAAAATTAATGATTACAATGAGAAaggaaaatcaaagaaagacTCCAGTGTCTCAGTGGCAACATCACCTAACTTCAATGATGTCCAAAGCTCCTCTACTGCTAAAAGTGTCACAGATGAGACCTCGCAGAAA ATTAATCTTGTTTCACATATTGTTCCATCAGAAGATCTGAATGACAAAACATTGAAGGAAATGGACCCA GTTGGACATACACCCAATGGAAGCGCTGTTGGTACTTCACTGGTTGAGGCTGCTGGTGGTAGGGTTCAAAAAGTTGAACTTGATGAATCAGTTAAATTATCTAGCTTATCAATTGAGACAAATGGATTGCACACAGAAGCTCATAATTGCAAGCTccacaaaaagctaaaaaagaagCATTTGAAGTGTAAGGTGGCAAGCATGCAGCTTCACTCACACTTCCTTTTCCGGGCATCCTTGAGTttgcagaagaagaagaaacacaaaagaaacaaaaggcgCACTTTAAACACGAAGAATCTTAGCAGAGAACACTTGTTGGACAGAGATTGCATTTCAGCAGATCTGGGGCCATCTACATCTGAGAGTGTTGGGACTAGTTCCTTGCATTTAAGTCATCCTTTGAGAAAAGGCACTAAAACTACTTCAGAAAAAAGAGCTAATGATGTTGCTGCAAAGGGTTATATATATTCCAATGGTGATTGCTCAATGGATGTTAAAATAGATGGTGAATTTAGACAGAGAATTGATGAGAGTGGAACCGTGCTTGCAACTGATAAGCAATTAGACAAGAACTCTGGCTCTAGCTCTACTTTGGTTGCAAACCAGAGGGAAGCAGTACGGTCAGATGATTTAAAAGATAGCAAAAGAGAAGTAATGCAGAATGGTTTGATGAGTATGCTTACTCGAGGTCTAGAAGAGACAGTTG TTTCTTATTGGGATGGGATAGAGTTGCCTCCATGTCCGATTGCAACATCAAATGATGTGGAGAGTACCAGCATTGGTTATGTACTAGATGAATG GGATGAGGAATACGacaaaggaaagagaaagaaggtAAGGCAGTCTCAGCATAGTTTTGGTGGAATAAATCCTTTCCAAGCAATTGCAACCAAGAAAACACAATTCAAGAAGGCTAAAGTAGACCGTTCTAGTGCTGGAAATCAACCATTCAGGATATGA
- the LOC126715622 gene encoding probable LRR receptor-like serine/threonine-protein kinase At2g24230, whose amino-acid sequence MGFGLFGSILILTLFFELLASQQPNSDGLFVSEFLKGMGLASSHNFSSPVCSWQGVFCDGEKEPVTGLDFTGLGLTGYIPDTTIGKLTKLRSLDLSNNKIIGLPSDLWSLGSLKSLNLSSNQISGSLPNNIGNFGFLESLDLSRNNFSGEIPATIGSLVSLQVLKLNGNRFEQSIPAGILNCRSLVTIDLSLNQLNGDLPAGFGAALSKLKTLNLAGNVIYGKDSDFSEMKSITSLNISENVFQGSVMGVFQEQLEVMDLSRNQFQGHISQVQFNSSYTWSHLVYLDLSENQLSGEIFRNLSQAQNLKHLNLAYNRFTRQDFPSIEMPLGLEYLNLSRTSLTGHIPYAISLLRNLNTLDLSRNHLTGEIPVPSVKNLQIIDVSHNNLSGEVPLSLLEKLPWMGGFNFSYNNLSLCTNFPPETLETSFIGSSSSCPIAANPVLFKRKPAKHKGTTLALALSLSMICLLTGLLFIAFGCRKKTRMWAVKQTSYKEEQNISGPFSFKTDSTTWVADVKQANSVPVVIFEKPLLNITFADLLSATSNFDRGTLLAEGKFGPVYRGFLPGGIHVAVKVLVHGSTLTDQEAARELEYLGRIKHANLVPLTGYCLAGDQRIAIYDYMENGNLQNLLHDLPLGVQTVEDWSTDTWEEEDNDGIQNVGSEGLLTTWRFRHKIALGTARALAFLHHGCSPPIIHRDVKASSVYLDYNLEPRLSDFGLAKIFGNGLDEEIARGSPGYVPPEFTQLDYDSPTPKSDVYCFGVVLLELITGKKPIGDDYPEAKETNLVCWVRGLVRNSQGLSAIDPKIRDTGLDDQMEEALKIGYLCTADLPSKRPSMQQIVGLLKDIEPTSHQ is encoded by the coding sequence atgggttttggtttgtttggcTCCATTTTGATTCTCACTCTATTCTTCGAGCTTTTGGCTTCTCAACAACCTAATTCAGATGGGCTCTTTGTCTCTGAGTTCTTGAAGGGGATGGGATTAGCCTCTTCCCACAACTTTTCTTCTCCTGTTTGTTCATGGCAAGGGGTTTTCTGTGATGGTGAAAAAGAACCTGTTACTGGGTTAGATTTCACTGGTTTAGGCCTCACGGGTTATATTCCTGATACAACCATTGGCAAGCTCACAAAGCTTCGATCTTTGGATCTTAGTAACAACAAAATCATTGGCTTGCCTTCAGATTTGTGGAGTTTAGGCTCACTCAAGAGCCTTAATCTTTCCTCCAATCAGATTTCTGGGTCCCTCCCTAACAACATTGGCAATTTTGGTTTCCTAGAAAGCTTGGACCTTTCAAGGAATAATTTCTCTGGGGAAATTCCAGCAACCATAGGCTCCCTAGTCAGCCTGCAAGTCCTTAAACTTAATGGAAACAGATTTGAGCAAAGCATCCCAGCAGGAATTCTGAATTGCCGTTCTCTGGTCACCATTGATCTTTCACTGAATCAGCTAAATGGGGATCTTCCAGCTGGTTTTGGTGCTGCATTGTCCAAGCTCAAAACTTTGAACCTTGCAGGAAATGTGATTTATGGCAAGGATTCAGATTTCTCAGAAATGAAATCCATCACTAGCCTAAACATTTCTGAGAATGTGTTTCAGGGTTCTGTAATGGGTGTGTTTCAGGAACAGCTGGAGGTCATGGACCTGAGCAGGAACCAGTTTCAAGGTCACATATCTCAGGTACAATTCAATTCTAGTTACACTTGGTCTCATTTGGTTTATCTAGACTTGTCTGAGAATCAGCTTAGTGGAGAAATATTCCGCAATCTTAGTCAAGCCCAGAATCTCAAACACCTTAATCTTGCATACAATAGATTTACTAGACAAGACTTTCCGAGTATTGAAATGCCCTTGGGTTTAGAATATCTTAATCTGTCAAGGACTAGTCTCACTGGTCATATTCCTTATGCAATCTCACTATTGCGTAATTTGAATACACTTGATCTTTCCCGGAACCATCTTACCGGGGAAATTCCGGTACCAAGTGTCAAAAACCTCCAGATTATTGATGTTTCTCACAACAATTTGAGTGGAGAAGTTCCTTTGTCTCTCTTAGAGAAACTCCCATGGATGGGGGGGTTCAACTTCTCCTACAATAACCTAAGCCTTTGTACAAATTTCCCCCCGGAAACTCTTGAAACATCATTCATTGGTTCCTCAAGCAGCTGTCCAATTGCTGCAAACCCCGTCCTCTTCAAAAGAAAACCTGCTAAACATAAGGGAACAACGCTTGCTCTAGCTCTAAGCCTCTCAATGATCTGCTTGCTTACTGGGTTGCTATTTATAGCATTTGGTTGCAGAAAGAAAACTAGAATGTGGGCTGTAAAGCAGACCTCATACAAAGAAGAACAAAATATTTCAGGCCCCTTTTCATTTAAGACTGATTCGACCACATGGGTGGCTGATGTTAAGCAAGCAAATTCAGTGCCAGTAGTGATTTTTGAGAAACCATTGTTGAATATTACATTTGCAGACCTCTTGTCTGCAACTTCAAATTTTGACCGTGGTACCCTTTTGGCTGAAGGCAAATTTGGGCCTGTTTATAGGGGGTTTCTACCTGGTGGAATTCATGTTGCAGTGAAAGTTTTGGTTCATGGGTCGACATTGACAGATCAAGAAGCTGCAAGAGAACTCGAGTATCTTGGTCGAATCAAACATGCCAATCTTGTTCCATTGACAGGATATTGCTTAGCTGGGGACCAAAGAATTGCTATCTATGACTACATGGAGAATGGGAACTTGCAGAATTTGCTTCATGACTTGCCACTTGGAGTTCAAACTGTAGAGGATTGGAGCACAGATACATGGGAGGAAGAGGATAATGATGGTATTCAAAATGTTGGCTCTGAAGGGTTGTTAACAACTTGGAGATTTCGTCACAAAATTGCACTTGGTACAGCCCGAGCACTGGCATTTCTCCACCATGGTTGCTCACCTCCAATTATTCATAGAGATGTCAAAGCTAGTAGTGTTTATCTGGATTATAACTTGGAGCCAAGATTATCTGATTTTGGTCTGGCTAAGATTTTTGGCAATGGATTAGATGAGGAGATTGCTCGTGGATCACCAGGGTATGTGCCACCAGAGTTCACTCAGCTGGATTATGACTCCCCTACGCCAAAATCTGATGTATATTGCTTTGGGGTGGTTCTGCTTGAGCTGATTACAGGCAAAAAGCCAATCGGAGATGACTATCCTGAGGCGAAAGAAACGAACTTGGTGTGTTGGGTTAGAGGATTAGTAAGGAATAGCCAAGGGTTAAGTGCCATTGATCCAAAAATACGTGATACAGGACTAGATGACCAGATGGAGGAGGCCCTCAAGATTGGATATCTGTGCACAGCTGACCTTCCCTCAAAGCGACCAAGCATGCAGCAAATAGTTGGACTTCTTAAAGATATTGAACCAACATCTCATCAGTGA